The Xenopus tropicalis strain Nigerian chromosome 7, UCB_Xtro_10.0, whole genome shotgun sequence genome includes a region encoding these proteins:
- the plekha1 gene encoding pleckstrin homology domain-containing family A member 1 isoform X1 — protein sequence MPYVDRQNRNCGFLDIEEHENSGKFLRRYFILDTSQDSLLWYMDNPQNLPAGSPCVGCLKLTYISKVSDATKLRPKAEFCFVVNAGMRKYFLQANDQQDLVEWINVLNKATKITVPKSYDSPGLADSLNNQTDGGTKKQISYRTDIVGGVPIITPTQQELSECANTGDRGNLKRTQSQLPCSPSRHSENSVIKAGYCVKQGAVMKNWKRRYFVLDENTIGYFKSEMERDPLRLIQLREVQKVQECKQSDNMLRDNLFEIVTTSRTFFVQADSPDEMHSWIRAISGAIVAQRGPARSAASIRQVRRLSNPCIPRRPQIPNMAHPLVPSFSLTQPPELSSLTPECLSARGKNLTLLVKPSQDTARSRLSLQETSLAK from the exons ATGCCTTACGTGGATCGTCAGAATCGCAATTGTGGCTTCCTGGACATCGAGGAGCATGAGAACAGTGGGAAATTTCTCCGGCGCTACTTCATCCTCGACACGAGCCAGGACAGCCTCCTCTGGTACATGGACAATCCCCAG AACCTTCCAGCAGGTTCCCCTTGTGTTGGCTGCCTCAAGCTGACATACATATCAAAG GTCAGCGACGCAACCAAGCTCCGTCCAAAAGCTGAATTCTGCTTCG TGGTGAATGCCGGAATGAGAAAGTACTTCCTCCAGGCCAATGATCAACAAGACTTGGTAGAATGGATCAATGTGCTGAATAAAGCAACCAAAATAACA GTACCAAAATCTTACGACTCACCAGGCCTCGCCGACAGTCTGAACAACCAGACAGATGGGGGGACGAAAAAGCAGATCTCTTACCGCACTGATATTGTTGGTGGTGTGCCAATTATTACCCCAACACAG CAAGAACTCAGTGAATGTGCCAACACAGGGGATCGAGGAAATCTGAAGCGCACTCAGAGCCAGCTGCCCTGCTCACCATCCCGCCACTCGGAGAACAGTGTGATTAAAGCTGGCTACTGTGTGAAGCAAGGGGCTGTG ATGAAGAACTGGAAACGAAGATATTTTGTTCTTGACGAGAACACAATAGGATATTTTAAATCCGAAATG GAGAGAGATCCTCTCCGCCTGATTCAGCTCAGAGAAGTGCAGAAGGTTCAGGAGTGCAAACAGAG TGACAACATGCTGAGAGACAACCTGTTTGAAATTGTAACCACTTCCAGAAcattctttgtacag GCTGACAGCCCGGATGAAATGCACAGCTGGATTCGAGCCATTTCTGGTGCTATAGTGGCACAGCGTGGGCCTGCTAGATCTGCAGCCTCT ATCCGACAGGTCAGACGCCTTTCGAATCCCTGTATTCCAAG GAGGCCCCAAATTCCGAACATGGCGCACCCTCTCGTTCCTTCATTCTCCCTCACTCAGCCGCCAGAGCTCAGCTCTCTGACCCCGGAATGCCTATCCGCGAGAGGGAAGAACCTAACTCTGTTAGTAAAGCCCAGCCAGGATACAGCAAGGTCCAGACTCTCCCTGCAGGAAACCAGCCTGGCAAAATGA
- the plekha1 gene encoding pleckstrin homology domain-containing family A member 1 has protein sequence MPYVDRQNRNCGFLDIEEHENSGKFLRRYFILDTSQDSLLWYMDNPQNLPAGSPCVGCLKLTYISKVSDATKLRPKAEFCFVVNAGMRKYFLQANDQQDLVEWINVLNKATKITVPKSYDSPGLADSLNNQTDGGTKKQISYRTDIVGGVPIITPTQQELSECANTGDRGNLKRTQSQLPCSPSRHSENSVIKAGYCVKQGAVMKNWKRRYFVLDENTIGYFKSEMERDPLRLIQLREVQKVQECKQSDNMLRDNLFEIVTTSRTFFVQADSPDEMHSWIRAISGAIVAQRGPARSAASEAPNSEHGAPSRSFILPHSAARAQLSDPGMPIREREEPNSVSKAQPGYSKVQTLPAGNQPGKMTPASVTMYGSRREPVLLDLDDASLPVTDV, from the exons ATGCCTTACGTGGATCGTCAGAATCGCAATTGTGGCTTCCTGGACATCGAGGAGCATGAGAACAGTGGGAAATTTCTCCGGCGCTACTTCATCCTCGACACGAGCCAGGACAGCCTCCTCTGGTACATGGACAATCCCCAG AACCTTCCAGCAGGTTCCCCTTGTGTTGGCTGCCTCAAGCTGACATACATATCAAAG GTCAGCGACGCAACCAAGCTCCGTCCAAAAGCTGAATTCTGCTTCG TGGTGAATGCCGGAATGAGAAAGTACTTCCTCCAGGCCAATGATCAACAAGACTTGGTAGAATGGATCAATGTGCTGAATAAAGCAACCAAAATAACA GTACCAAAATCTTACGACTCACCAGGCCTCGCCGACAGTCTGAACAACCAGACAGATGGGGGGACGAAAAAGCAGATCTCTTACCGCACTGATATTGTTGGTGGTGTGCCAATTATTACCCCAACACAG CAAGAACTCAGTGAATGTGCCAACACAGGGGATCGAGGAAATCTGAAGCGCACTCAGAGCCAGCTGCCCTGCTCACCATCCCGCCACTCGGAGAACAGTGTGATTAAAGCTGGCTACTGTGTGAAGCAAGGGGCTGTG ATGAAGAACTGGAAACGAAGATATTTTGTTCTTGACGAGAACACAATAGGATATTTTAAATCCGAAATG GAGAGAGATCCTCTCCGCCTGATTCAGCTCAGAGAAGTGCAGAAGGTTCAGGAGTGCAAACAGAG TGACAACATGCTGAGAGACAACCTGTTTGAAATTGTAACCACTTCCAGAAcattctttgtacag GCTGACAGCCCGGATGAAATGCACAGCTGGATTCGAGCCATTTCTGGTGCTATAGTGGCACAGCGTGGGCCTGCTAGATCTGCAGCCTCT GAGGCCCCAAATTCCGAACATGGCGCACCCTCTCGTTCCTTCATTCTCCCTCACTCAGCCGCCAGAGCTCAGCTCTCTGACCCCGGAATGCCTATCCGCGAGAGGGAAGAACCTAACTCTGTTAGTAAAGCCCAGCCAGGATACAGCAAGGTCCAGACTCTCCCTGCAGGAAACCAGCCTGGCAAAATGACTCCTGCCTCTGTCACCATGTATGGCAGCCGTCGGGAACCTGTGCTTTTGGATTTAGACGATGCCAGCCTGCCAGTCACTGATGTGTGA